The Nitrospirota bacterium genome contains the following window.
GAAGTTTCTCCTCGGGGAGCTTGAGGACCAGTACATGACGGGAAACGTAGTGGTCTCCGGGCGGGGCTTGAGCCTGGTGCACAAGTATCTCACAGGCCAGGACCTGCACCCCGACGAGGTGAGTGCCAGGTTCCACGAATGCCCCGACACGCTCCTCTGGATGTCCCGTTTCTACGGCCGCGCCTGCCGGGACTTCGCCCTTGCCACGCTGGCCAGGGGAGGGGTGTTCGTGGCCGGCGGGGTGGCGGCCAGGGTCCCCGGGATTCTCACCCACGGGGCCTTCGCAAGCGAGTTCAGAAGCTCCCCGCGGCACGCGCTGCTTCTCCGGGAGATTCCCGTTTATCTCATAACCGATGAGGACAGCGGCCTCTGGGGGGCGGCCTACAGGGGAAAGCTCGAGCTGGAGGGTGCCCGCCGGTGAGGCGCTCCACGGCGGTCAAGATACTGATAGCAGCGGCCGTCCTGGCCGTCATCGCGGGCTTCCGGTTCCTGGGGCTCGGGGAGTACTTCTCGCTGGACTTCATCAAGGAGTCCCGGGCGGGGTTCGAGGCCTACTACGCCCATCACAGGGTGCTTGTGCCGGCCGCCTTCTTCTGCATCTATGTGGCCGTGACCGCCTTCTCCCTTCCCGGGGCCGCCGTGATGACCCTGGCCGCGGGCGCGCTCTTCGGTTTCTGGGTGGGGCTGGTCATGGTCTCCTTCGCAAGCAGCGTGGGGGCCACTCTGGCCTGCCTGGTGGCCCGGTTCCTCCTGAGGGACTGGGTGCAGGGCTCATTCGGGCGCCGTTTGAGGAAGATAAACGAGGGCGTGGAGCAGGAGGGCTCTTTCTACCTCTTCACCCTGAGGCTCATCCCCATCTTTCCGTTCTGGGCCATAAACCTGGCCATGGGGCTTACGGGGATGGCCCTCTGGCGGTTCTACTGGGTCTCCCAGGTGGGGATGCTGCCGGGGACCGTCGTCTACGTAAACGCCGGGAAGCAGCTCGGGGAGCTCACGTCGCTCTCGGGGATATTCTCCCCGGACATCGTCCTCTCCCTGGTGCTCCTGGGGCTCTTCCCGCTTGCCGCGAAAAAACTCGTGGGCTACTACAGAAAGAAAAAGGGCAAGCCCCCGGTCAGGACGGGGTAGGGAGGTTCCGACATGCCGAAGTACGATTACGACATGGGGGTTCTGGGAGGGGGCTCGGCGGGCCTCACGGTGGCCGCTGGAACGGCCCAGCTCGGAGCAAAAACCATCCTCATAGACAAGGCCCCGGCCCTGGGAGGTGACTGCCTGCACTACGGGTGCGTGCCGAGCAAGACTCTCATCCGAACGGCCCAGGTCTACCACCGGATGAAAAACGCCCGGCGCTACGGCCTTCCGGAGACGGACCTGAAGCCGGTGGACTACCGCGACGTGGCTCGGCGCATCCAGGAGGTCATCGCCGTCATCCAGAAGCACGACTCCGCCGAGCGGTTCTGCAAGCTGGGCGCGCGGGTGGAATTCGGAGAGCCCCGCTTCGTCGACGAGCACGCGGTGAGGATAAACGGCAAGACCGTCTCGGCCCGGTACTGGGCCGTCTGCACGGGCTCCTCGCCCGCCCTTCCGCCCATCAGGGGGCTTGCCGAAGTCCCCCATGTGACCAACCGCGAAATCTTCTCGCTGGATGAGCTTCCCCGGAGGCTCATCGTCGTGGGCGGCGGGCCCATCGGCATCGAGATGGCCCAGGCCTTCTCAAGGCTGGGAAGCCGGGTGGTGGTGCTTCAGCGGAGGGGGCAGATACTGGCAAGGGAAGACAAGGACATGGCCGACGCCGTGATGGCAGTCCTTCGGAGCGAGGGGGTGGAGTTTCACCTGAACGCCCGGGTTGAGGAGGTGCGGGACCTGGGCGCGGAGCGCGAACTGCTCTTCACCCTGAAGGGGGAAAAGGAGCTTCGCTCGGTGCGGGGAGACATCCTGCTGGTGGCCACCGGGAGAGTTCCCAACGTGCAGGGCCTGGGGCTTGAGGAGATAGGCGTCTCCGTCTCGGAGAAGGGCGTGGAGGTGGACGACAGGCTCAGAAGCGCCCAGAAGCACATCTATGCCGCCGGAGACGCCCTGGGCAGGCACTTCTTTACCCATGCGGCGGGCTACGAAGGGGGCATCGTCGTCACGAACGCCGTCTTTCGGCTTCCCCGGAAGGCGGATTACACCCTGCTGCCCTGGTGCACCTTCACGGAGCCCGAGCTGGCCAGCGTCGGGATGAACGAGGCGCGGGCCGGGGCGGCAGGGGTGCGGTACTCCGTCTGGACCTCGGAGTTCGCCGGAAACGACCGGAGCCAGACCGAAGGGGAGACCACCGGCAGGATAAAGATGCTCCTGGATGCGGATGAGAAGCCCCTGGGCGTGCAGATACTGGGCCCCCGGGCCGGGGACCTCCTGGGCGAATGGGTGGGTGTCTTAAACGGCGGGGTCAAGCTCACCAAGCTTGCCGGTGCGGTGCACCCCTATCCCACCCTGGGGGAGATAAACAAGAAGGTGGCCGGGGACCTCCTGGCAAGCAAGATATTCTCCGATACCGTGCGGAAGGGTCTCAAGCTCTTCTTCAGCCTCAGGGGAAGGGCCTGTAACGGAGCGGCGGCCTCTCGCGATGTATAAGAAGATAAGCGAGTACGGCATCATCGGGGACCTGCACTCCGTTGCGCTGGTGGCCCCGGACGGCTCCATCGACTGGATGTGCC
Protein-coding sequences here:
- a CDS encoding TVP38/TMEM64 family protein, whose protein sequence is MRRSTAVKILIAAAVLAVIAGFRFLGLGEYFSLDFIKESRAGFEAYYAHHRVLVPAAFFCIYVAVTAFSLPGAAVMTLAAGALFGFWVGLVMVSFASSVGATLACLVARFLLRDWVQGSFGRRLRKINEGVEQEGSFYLFTLRLIPIFPFWAINLAMGLTGMALWRFYWVSQVGMLPGTVVYVNAGKQLGELTSLSGIFSPDIVLSLVLLGLFPLAAKKLVGYYRKKKGKPPVRTG
- a CDS encoding FAD-dependent oxidoreductase, translated to MPKYDYDMGVLGGGSAGLTVAAGTAQLGAKTILIDKAPALGGDCLHYGCVPSKTLIRTAQVYHRMKNARRYGLPETDLKPVDYRDVARRIQEVIAVIQKHDSAERFCKLGARVEFGEPRFVDEHAVRINGKTVSARYWAVCTGSSPALPPIRGLAEVPHVTNREIFSLDELPRRLIVVGGGPIGIEMAQAFSRLGSRVVVLQRRGQILAREDKDMADAVMAVLRSEGVEFHLNARVEEVRDLGAERELLFTLKGEKELRSVRGDILLVATGRVPNVQGLGLEEIGVSVSEKGVEVDDRLRSAQKHIYAAGDALGRHFFTHAAGYEGGIVVTNAVFRLPRKADYTLLPWCTFTEPELASVGMNEARAGAAGVRYSVWTSEFAGNDRSQTEGETTGRIKMLLDADEKPLGVQILGPRAGDLLGEWVGVLNGGVKLTKLAGAVHPYPTLGEINKKVAGDLLASKIFSDTVRKGLKLFFSLRGRACNGAAASRDV